The Mycolicibacterium aichiense region GGATCGCCGACAGGCCGGTCACGCCCTCGAAGCCGTGCGAGAAATTACCCGGATCGAACAGCAAGGTGGCGCCGTCGAACTCGGCGAGAAGACATGAATGCCCGAAATGCGTCAGCTCCATGCTTACGATTGTGCGCGCACTGGAAGGCGTCGAATACATGCGGTTGGTCATCGCGGTGATGCTGGTGGCCTGCGGGCTCGCCGTACCGCCGCGCGCTGCCGCCGACCCGGACACCTGCCCGCCCAACTGCGACCGCATTCCCGACGCGGCGTGGGTGGCCCCCTGGGCGATACCGCTGAACGCGCGCTACGCCTGGCCCCGGCTGGCCGGGGTGGCGGTCACCGCCGTCGCACCCCGGTTCCGGTTCGAGGAGCTGTGCGGCACCCCGCCGGTGGCCCAGGATCCACGGGCCTACGCCGTCGCCGAACGCGCCACCGTCGTCAACCCCGACGGGCAGTGGCAGTTGCAGGCACAGGTCATGCACTGGCGCGGAGAGACCTGGCGCGGCGGCCAACTGGCGCAGGACGTCTTCCACGCCGCGGTGGCGGCGTTGCGCTCCTGCCAACGCACCAACGTGACAGCCTCGCCGTCGCTGACCGTCAACGAGCCGGACCGGATGGCCGCGGTGATCAGCGGTCCGGTGATCCTGCGCCAGTACGTGGTGGCCAATCCGGCCAACAGCACGGTGACCGAGCTGGCGATGTGGTCAACCGCACCGCCGCAGACGCCGTGGCCGATGGCCAGCGACGACAACCTGCTCGACGCGCTCGGCGCGCCGCTGTGCACGGCCTACATCGGGTCCTGCTGATGAGCCGCCGGTAGAGTTACACCGCAACATTCCCCGACGTCAGCAGGAGCGCCTGTGGCCCGAGTAGTGGTCAACGTGATGCCCAAAGCCGAGATCCTCGACCCGCAAGGTCAGGCGATCGTCGGTGCACTGGGCCGTCTGGGACACACCGGTATCTCGGATGTCCGACAGGGCAAGCGATTCGAGCTCGAGGTCGACGATTCGATCAGCGACTCGGCGCTCGCCGAAATCGCCGAATCCCTGCTGGCGAACACGGTGATCGAGGACTGGTCGGTCACCCGGGAGCAGCAGTGAGCGCCCGGATCGGGGTCATCACCTTCCCCGGCACGCTCGACGACGTCGACGCCGCCCGCGCGGTCCGGCTCGCCGGCGCGGAGGCGGTCAATCTCTGGCACGGCGACGCCGATCTCAAGGGCGTCGACGCCGTGGTGGTGCCGGGCGGCTTCTCCTACGGCGACTACCTGCGCTGCGGTGCGATCGCGAAGTTCGCGCCGGTGATGGGCGAGGTGATCACCGCCGCCAAGGCTGGTCTGCCCGTACTGGGCATCTGCAACGGCTTCCAGGTGCTCTGCGAGGCCGGTCTGCTGCCCGGTGCGCTGACCCGCAACGCCGGGCTGCACTTCATCTGCCGCGACGTCTGGCTGCGGGTGGACTCGATCACCAGCGCATGGACGTCGCGGTACGAATCCGGCGCCGAACTGCTGGTGCCGCTGAAGTCCGGCGAAGGCCGCTACGTGGCCAGCGAGGCCGTGCTCGACGAACTCGAAGGCGAAGGCCGGGTGGTGTTCCGCTACGCCGAGAACCTCAACGGCTCGATGCGCGACATCGCCGGGATCAGCTCCGCCAATGGCCGGGTGGTCGGGCTGATGCCGCATCCCGAACACGCCACCGAAGCGCTGACCGGCCCGTCCGACGACGGGCTCGGCATCTTCTACTCCGCGCTGGACGCGGTCCTCGCCGCCTGATAAATCGTCAGGCGGTCAGCGCGACCGATGCCTCAGCGGTGTAGCACAGGAACGTCAGCGTCTCCTCCAGATACAGCTGCACCGTCTCCGCGTCGTGGCTCAGGTAGCCGATCGCCACGTCGGTGCCCAGCTGCAGGTCGAAGTCGCCGCCGCGGGTGCTCAGCAGGAACGCACCGTCGATCGCGGGCGCCCAGATGATCTCGCCGTCCACCAGCCGGTTGAGGTGCTCGCGGATCGGATAGCCGTGCTCGGTGGTCTCGCTGACCTTGGTGTAGGCGTCGGCG contains the following coding sequences:
- a CDS encoding ATPase; protein product: MRALEGVEYMRLVIAVMLVACGLAVPPRAAADPDTCPPNCDRIPDAAWVAPWAIPLNARYAWPRLAGVAVTAVAPRFRFEELCGTPPVAQDPRAYAVAERATVVNPDGQWQLQAQVMHWRGETWRGGQLAQDVFHAAVAALRSCQRTNVTASPSLTVNEPDRMAAVISGPVILRQYVVANPANSTVTELAMWSTAPPQTPWPMASDDNLLDALGAPLCTAYIGSC
- the purS gene encoding phosphoribosylformylglycinamidine synthase subunit PurS; the encoded protein is MARVVVNVMPKAEILDPQGQAIVGALGRLGHTGISDVRQGKRFELEVDDSISDSALAEIAESLLANTVIEDWSVTREQQ
- the purQ gene encoding phosphoribosylformylglycinamidine synthase subunit PurQ, producing the protein MSARIGVITFPGTLDDVDAARAVRLAGAEAVNLWHGDADLKGVDAVVVPGGFSYGDYLRCGAIAKFAPVMGEVITAAKAGLPVLGICNGFQVLCEAGLLPGALTRNAGLHFICRDVWLRVDSITSAWTSRYESGAELLVPLKSGEGRYVASEAVLDELEGEGRVVFRYAENLNGSMRDIAGISSANGRVVGLMPHPEHATEALTGPSDDGLGIFYSALDAVLAA